TTCCAGCAGGGGCAGACGGCCTACACGGAAGGCCGGTACGCGGATGCCGCCACCTTGTTCCAGCAGGCGTATGACGCGTGGCACCATCCGGCGTTTGCCTACAACAAGGGCCAGGCCATCATGCGCGTGAGCCGCTGGCAGGAGGCTCTCACGGCGTTCCAGCTTTACGTGTCGGGCTACCAGACCTCGGGGCTGCCGTCCTCCGAGTTCGACCCGCTCGTTCACATCCAGATCGCCGAGTGCCAGCACCGGCTGGGCCAGCGTGATGAGGCAAGGCAAGCGCTGCAGCGCTACATCGAGGCAAACCCGCAGGGCACCCTCACGCCCGCCGTGCGCGAATGCGTCGAGGCGGGCGCCGACCCGAGCACTATCGGCGCACGCGACCCGCAAACGGTCACGGCCGCGCGCCGCGTCCATGACGAGGCCGAGGCGTTGCACCGCCAGGGACGGTACCGCGAGGCCGCCGAACGGTACCGGCAGGGCTACACCCAGCACGGAGACATCACGGAGTTTCTCTATAACGCGGCGAGCTCGTACCGGGCCGCGCGGATGTGGGCCGAGGCCATCGTCGAGTACGAGCGCTACCTGCAGACTCCGGCGCCAACTGCCGAAGCGAACATCGAGCTGGCGCAGTGCTACCATGAGCAGGCCGAATACGAGCGGGCGATCGAGGCCTACCGGCGTTACCTCCAGAGGGAGCCGACGGGCACCTTCGCCGAGGACGCACGCCAGTACATCGAATCGATGACGACCGTGCTCGAAACGCGCCAAGGCCAGCAGCCCTCACAGGACACGATGAACCAGGCCCGCCAGCGCTTCGAGCGCGGCACCGCGCACTACGCTGCCGGGCGCTACCGCCAAGCGCTCGAGGAGTTCTCGCAGGCCCACGATCTTGTCCCGGCGCGCGCGTCGCAGTTCAACGTCGGCATGTGCTATCTCCGCATGCGCGATTGGGTGCGCGCCCTCACTCAGTTCGAGAACTGCCTGCGCGACGGCGATACCGGCCTCGCTGCGGAGACGCACCTGCGCGCTGCAGAGTGCCTCCTCGAACTGATGCGCTGGGGCGACGCGCAGAACCACATCCGCGACTACCTCCAGCGCGCCGACGAGGCCGAGCTGCCCAACGAGGAACGCGACCGCGCCCGAGCCGAGCAGCTCTCGCAGCGCGCGCGCCAGATCTCGGGGGCCGGGGGATCGAACTAGGCAAGACGGGCCGCACGGCCCACGCGATAGCGACGAGAACACCTCACACGGAAGAATGCGATACAGGAGGAGCGACCATGAGACGACAGACGCTCATAGGATTCGTGCTCGCCGTGCTGGTTTCCTACGCGGGCGGCGTGCTCGCGCAGGAGATCCTGCTCGACGAGAACATCAAGGCGGGCAAGCTGATGTGCTTCCGCGACTTCGGCGACCCGAAGAAGTACTACTACCTGGCTGACCAGCCGCACGTGGCGCTCAAGGACAGCGGCCTGCCCGAGTTCGCCTTCATCAAGTACGTCAAGAACGTCGCGCGCGAAGGCGAAGGCGGCATCGAAGAGGGCGAAGGCGGCGGCGTGGTGACCTGCCTGATGAGCTACGAGGTCTCCGAGGATGACCGCCGCGAGGCCGAGCGCGTGCTCCAGCAGATGGTACCGGGCGCCAAGCTCGCCGGCCCGATCATTTACCGCTCGGGCAGCTACGCGGTGACCACGCCGCTGGCCAGCGGCGAGGACGAGGCGAGCGCGGCGTCCGGCTCCGAGACGATCAAGTTCATCAATCAGATCTTCGCCACGGGCAAGGCGCCCGTGCTCGAAGGCCACAAATGCGCCGTCGCCATGCGGCTGACCAAAGAGGGGGCGACGCTGCTCTGGGAGAGCTTCAAGATGGCCACCTCGCAGGTCAGCGTCGTCTACGAGATGGAGGTCAAGGGCTACCGCAACCCCTTCGAAGCTACCATCATCGCCGACTGGAGCAAGATCACCAAACACGACCAGCTTCAGGCCGGAGTCAAGGCGGCCTGGTTCGGCGCCGACCTCGACATGCTCTGGCAGGAGCTGCGGCAGAACGGCTCGGTGCAGATTATCCAGAAAGGCGAGGACGCCAACATGGAGAAGATCCTCGCCGAGGCCCAGCGCATCATCATGGAGCGCATCTTCGACAAACAGGAGATGCCCGATCTGGCCACCATGGCGAGCCAGGCCGGCGGGCAGAACGCGTTCTCCACGCTCGACCGCGCCGTGCGCTACATGCAGGACGACGAGAACCGCCGCCGCAGCCGCGCCAGCGGCACGCGCGAGGGGCGGACAACGTCGACCGAGCAGTACCTGCGTTGGCCCATACTCGTCGAGCTCGACCCGTCGGATCCGAGCTTCTATCTCATCGCTGCCAGCGAGCCGGACGACGAAACCACGACCAGCACCGGTGGGGGGACAACCGGTGGAGAGACCGAGGGCGAACGCACCACGAGCACCGGCGGTGAGGGCTCCGGCGGCGAACTGCGGCGTTCTCCGCTGCTGGGTGGCGGCTCGTCGAACACCGAGGACCGTCGCTCGCGCCTCATCCGCCCAGGCGACCGCTCGCCCGCGGCTGAAGAGCGCGACGCGTTGCGTTCTCCGTACAACGAGGGCGGCGCCAACGGCGGCTCGGGCGGGGCGAGCGGCCGGGACGGCGAAGGCGGCCGGGATACCACGGCCGAGCGCGAGGAACGCACCTCGAACATCTCGATGCTCGTCTCCTACAAGATGCGCCGGATCAAGGTCTCCGGCCGCCAGGAGATCTCGCTCAAGAAGTACACGCTCGATACCCAGCCGTTCGTGTTCACCGCGAACATCGGCGGCCTGCGCAACCACATGAACAACGAGGCGGTTTTCAAGGCCGTCAACCTCGACGACCCGGTGTTCAAGCAGCGCGAGGTGCTCGTGGCCCTCGACGGCCAGGACGCCGACGACTTCGACAAGTTCATCAACTACGTCACGGTACAGATCCGCAAGAAACACCAGAACGGCGAGATCACGCCAGACGAGATCAAGATCGACAAGACCAACTTCCAGCAGAGCGCCAACTACTTCCGCATGGTCTACGGCTGGAAGGGCGACAACGACCGCGCCAAGTGGCTCGAGTTCGAGTACCGCGCGCGCTGGAGCTTCCACGGCGGGGCGACCTACGAGACGCCCTGGATCAAGACGGACGACTTCATGATCACGGTCAGTCCGCCGACCGACTACCGCACGATCCGGCTCGAAGCCGATCCCGAGATGCTCAAAGGGCAGAGAATCCGCCACGTCGAGGCGACGGTCAACTACACGCTCTTCGACACGCCGTTCTCCAAGAAGGTCACGCTCAGCTCGACCGAAGAGGCGCCCGCCAAGGAGATCGAGTACGTCCACGAGCGCGGCGACTACAACTACGGCTACGAGCTCGCTTGGCGCCTGCTCGGCAACAAATGGGTCCGCACCGGCCCGCAGCAGGCCGAGGACACGGTCATCTACTGCGACGAGCTGCCCGAGGAAACCGGGAAGCCATAGGCCGGACGCTCGTCTCGAACAGATAAAGCACACGGGCCGGGCGCGACGGGATGTCGCGCCCGGCCTTGCTCATCTTGGAGCCCGCAGCCCGCTGAAGCTGTGCGCGCGATTTCGCTTGCACCTTGGCCAAGTGCAGGTTACAGTTGCGCACCGTTGGACGTACACTTGGCAAAGGTGTGGGTGTCCCGACTGGCGGGCGTGTTGTGCGTGTTGGCTTTTCACGTGTCTCCAAGCAGCCGTGCTACGCCCTGGACCACGGCCGCATCCTGCCACAACGGCCTGACCCTCGCGTGATCCCCGGTGAGAAGGCCCTCGCCTGAGGGCGGCGTCGAGACGGTGAGGAGGTCTTGCCATGCGTCTGCGTTTCGCCAGGCTGCGTCTGTGGCATTGGCCTGTGCCCGCATTGCTCCTGGCCGGCTTGGTCGTTTTCACGCTGGGCCTGGAAGAGAATTGGCTCGCTTCGGCGACCATGCGTTTTGTGCCGGTGCTCGTCGCCGTCGTCGCAATTGGTGGCTGGATCGCGCTGAGCCGCACGCGCGCGCGGTGGTGGCCGGGGCTGCTCGGGCGACTCGAGGAGCACACGGACGCGGTTGACGCGGTGTCGGCTCGCCATATTGGGCTGTGGATCGCGCTGGCCGCGGCGCTGAGCCTGTACCTCGAGCTGATGATCATCCGGTGGCACTCGTCGTGCTTCCAGGTCTTCGCCTACTTCAAGAACGTCAGTCTGCTCGCGTGCTTCCTCGGCTTGGGCATCGGCTACGCCTACAGCGGCAAGCGACCGCTGACAACGCCGTTGGTGCTGCCGGCGCTCGCGGTGCAGTTCGCCGTGCTCTATGCCCTGCGCTTCACGTCGCTCCAGGTGCAGCTCAACAACCCGATTAGCGAGGAGCAGACGCTTGGGCTCGAGACGGGCCACACCTTCCGGCAGCTCGCGATCGTCTACGGCTTCCTCATCGTTCTGTTCGTGTTCAACACGCTGTGTTTCGTCCCGTTGGGCCACTTGGCGGGCCGGTTCATGCTGAGGGCGCGCCGCCTGATCGCCTATAGCTGGAACCTCGTCGGGAGCCTCGCAGGTATCGCGCTGTTCACGGGGCTGTCGTTTCTTTGGGCGCCACCGGCGGTGTGGCTGCTCCTCGGCGCCGCGGGGGTGATGGCCTTCCTGTGGCGCGGGAGCCGTCCCATGCTCATCCCCTCTCTCGCCTCAGTTGCGGTGGCGCTCGCCGTGCTGTCGGTCTCGTTCGACCCGACGCTTATCGACACCTACTCGCCCTACCAGATCATCTCGTGCAAGATGATGCCCGAAGAGCCGGCGCGCTTGCAGGTCAACCACGTCTACTACCAGCGGATGATCGACCTGAGCGGCCGTACGCGGCTCGACTACTTCCGCGGCAAGGACGCGGCGTTCCACTACAACTTCCCCTACTGGCTCATGCCCGCGCCCAAGGATGTGCTCGTCGTCGGTGCGGGCACCGGCAACGACGTCGCCGCCGGGTTGCGCAACGGCGCGCAGCACGAGGACGCCGTCGAGATCGACCCGGCGATTCTGCGCTACGGCCGGCGCCTGCACCCCGAGCAGCCGTATTCCGACGAGCGCGTGCACCCGATCATCAACGACGCGCGCACCTTCATGCGTCACACCGACAAGCGCTACGACCTGATCGTCTACGGGCTGCTCGATTCGCACACGCTGCTCTCGACGGTGTCCAACGTGCGGCTCGACAGCTTCATCTATACTGTCGAGGCACTCCGCGAGGCACGCGCGCTGCTCAAGGACGACGGAATGCTCGCGCTGACGTTCTGCATGTTGTCGGACGCGACGGCCAAGAAATTCTATCTCATGGTCAGG
This genomic window from Verrucomicrobiota bacterium contains:
- a CDS encoding tetratricopeptide repeat protein; translation: MKRCAFDTILIVALTLWAVGTAIAGEPAEGGGASAESRIQGDPAAARPLFQQGQTAYTEGRYADAATLFQQAYDAWHHPAFAYNKGQAIMRVSRWQEALTAFQLYVSGYQTSGLPSSEFDPLVHIQIAECQHRLGQRDEARQALQRYIEANPQGTLTPAVRECVEAGADPSTIGARDPQTVTAARRVHDEAEALHRQGRYREAAERYRQGYTQHGDITEFLYNAASSYRAARMWAEAIVEYERYLQTPAPTAEANIELAQCYHEQAEYERAIEAYRRYLQREPTGTFAEDARQYIESMTTVLETRQGQQPSQDTMNQARQRFERGTAHYAAGRYRQALEEFSQAHDLVPARASQFNVGMCYLRMRDWVRALTQFENCLRDGDTGLAAETHLRAAECLLELMRWGDAQNHIRDYLQRADEAELPNEERDRARAEQLSQRARQISGAGGSN